In Pseudomonas sp. MM213, a genomic segment contains:
- the rfaP gene encoding lipopolysaccharide core heptose(I) kinase RfaP translates to MKLMLAEPFKSLWAGRDPFAEVEGLQGEVYRELEARRTLRTEVNGHGFFVKIHRGIGWGEIFKNLLTAKLPVLGAGQEWKAIQRLQEVGVPTMTAVAYGEKGSNPADQHSFIVTEELAPTVSLEDFSIDWVKQPPEPKLKRALIAEVARMTGMMHRAGVNHRDCYICHFLLHTDKPVTADDFKLSVIDLHRAQTRPTITQRWRNKDLAALYFSALDIGLTQRDKLRFLKGYFQQPLRQVLSEEAGLLAWLEGKANKLYDRKQRYGDAL, encoded by the coding sequence ATGAAGTTGATGCTGGCTGAACCGTTCAAGAGCCTTTGGGCCGGGCGCGACCCGTTCGCCGAAGTCGAAGGCTTGCAGGGCGAGGTTTATCGCGAGCTGGAAGCGCGCCGGACCTTGCGCACCGAAGTGAACGGCCATGGTTTTTTCGTGAAGATCCACCGTGGCATTGGCTGGGGCGAGATCTTCAAGAACCTGCTGACCGCCAAACTGCCGGTGCTCGGTGCGGGCCAGGAGTGGAAAGCCATTCAGCGCCTGCAGGAAGTCGGTGTGCCGACCATGACAGCTGTCGCCTACGGTGAAAAGGGCAGCAACCCGGCGGACCAGCATTCGTTCATCGTTACCGAAGAGCTGGCGCCGACCGTCAGCCTCGAAGATTTCAGTATCGACTGGGTCAAGCAACCGCCGGAGCCCAAACTCAAGCGCGCGCTGATCGCCGAAGTCGCGCGCATGACCGGCATGATGCACCGTGCCGGGGTCAACCATCGCGACTGCTACATCTGCCACTTCCTGTTGCACACCGATAAACCGGTGACCGCCGACGATTTCAAACTTTCGGTGATCGACCTGCACCGCGCCCAGACCCGCCCGACGATTACCCAGCGCTGGCGTAACAAGGATCTGGCGGCGCTGTACTTCTCGGCCCTGGACATCGGCTTGACCCAGCGCGACAAATTGCGTTTCCTCAAGGGCTACTTCCAGCAACCGCTGCGCCAGGTTCTGTCGGAAGAAGCGGGGCTGCTCGCCTGGCTGGAAGGCAAGGCCAACAAACTCTACGACCGTAAACAGCGATACGGGGATGCGCTCTGA
- a CDS encoding lipopolysaccharide kinase InaA family protein, producing the protein MSGWKLEPAYSELAEDFGSLEAVFALKGERLTHDPLSEVIRVNRNGVNYYVKRYVGAGKGLRRYLGKPRVKMEWQNLKRFAKWGIPTAEVVAWGLERRGAAYARGAMITLELPHTVDLSILAERHDPKLADRAWVDHVSRQLAGYTRTMHDHRFTHNDLKWRNLLIDDQARLFLIDCPNGNFWRGFWLKYRITKDLACLDKVAKYQLSATQRLRFYLQYSQRTRLNAADKKRIRHVVRFFEGRE; encoded by the coding sequence ATGTCGGGCTGGAAACTGGAACCTGCTTATAGCGAGCTGGCAGAAGATTTCGGCAGCCTTGAAGCGGTGTTTGCGCTTAAGGGCGAGCGACTGACTCACGATCCGTTGTCCGAAGTCATCCGCGTCAATCGCAATGGCGTCAACTATTACGTCAAACGTTACGTCGGCGCGGGCAAGGGCTTGCGCCGTTATCTGGGCAAGCCGCGGGTGAAAATGGAGTGGCAGAACCTCAAGCGCTTTGCCAAATGGGGCATTCCCACTGCTGAAGTGGTGGCCTGGGGGCTGGAGCGGCGCGGTGCGGCGTACGCTCGCGGGGCGATGATTACCCTTGAACTGCCGCATACCGTAGACCTGTCCATCCTGGCTGAACGGCATGATCCAAAACTGGCGGACCGCGCCTGGGTCGATCATGTCAGTCGGCAATTGGCCGGTTATACCCGGACCATGCACGACCACCGCTTCACCCATAACGATCTGAAGTGGCGCAACCTGTTGATCGACGACCAGGCCCGGCTGTTCCTGATCGATTGCCCCAACGGTAATTTCTGGCGCGGCTTCTGGCTCAAGTACCGTATCACCAAGGATCTGGCGTGCCTGGACAAGGTCGCCAAGTATCAGCTGTCGGCGACTCAACGCCTGCGCTTTTACCTGCAATACAGCCAACGGACACGACTCAATGCCGCCGACAAAAAACGGATCCGGCACGTGGTTAGATTTTTCGAGGGACGCGAATGA
- the waaC gene encoding lipopolysaccharide heptosyltransferase I, translating to MRVLLIKTSSLGDVIHALPALTDASRAIPGITFDWVVEEGFAEIPTWHPAVGKVIPVAIRRWRKNIWQTIKSGEWKRFKQSVRATKYDLVIDAQGLLKSALLTRYVKAPVAGLDKGSAREPIAARFYDRRLAVARGQHAVERVRQLFAIALGYDLPKGLGDYGLNVERLVELPRKNPYVLFLHGTTWDTKHWPEAYWRELAERVGYLGVGVKLAWGNPAEKARAERIAKDMRHVEVLPKLNLAGIGKVLAGAQACVAVDTGLGHLAAALDVPTLSLFGPTNPGLTGAYGKAQIHMASDFPCAPCLQKKCTYQPTAEDARRFDLKRESPLCFTRLNPERVATRLSTLLLAEELR from the coding sequence TTGCGGGTTCTGCTGATCAAGACTTCTTCGCTGGGCGACGTGATTCATGCGTTGCCGGCGTTGACCGACGCATCCCGGGCGATTCCCGGCATCACGTTCGACTGGGTGGTGGAAGAAGGTTTCGCCGAGATCCCGACCTGGCACCCGGCCGTGGGCAAGGTGATTCCGGTGGCGATCCGTCGCTGGCGCAAGAACATCTGGCAAACCATCAAGAGTGGCGAGTGGAAGCGCTTCAAGCAAAGCGTTCGCGCCACGAAATATGATCTGGTGATTGACGCGCAAGGCCTGTTGAAAAGCGCGTTGCTGACCCGCTACGTCAAGGCGCCGGTGGCGGGCCTGGATAAAGGATCGGCGCGCGAGCCGATTGCTGCGCGTTTTTATGACCGACGCCTGGCGGTGGCCCGTGGTCAACACGCGGTGGAGCGAGTGCGTCAGCTGTTCGCCATCGCCCTGGGTTACGACTTGCCAAAAGGTCTGGGCGATTACGGTCTGAACGTCGAGCGCTTGGTGGAATTGCCGCGCAAGAATCCTTACGTGCTGTTCCTGCACGGCACCACCTGGGACACCAAGCACTGGCCTGAAGCCTATTGGCGCGAACTGGCCGAGCGCGTTGGCTATCTGGGCGTCGGCGTGAAGCTGGCGTGGGGCAATCCGGCCGAGAAGGCCCGGGCTGAACGCATCGCCAAAGACATGCGCCACGTCGAAGTACTGCCCAAGTTGAACCTGGCGGGCATCGGCAAAGTGCTGGCCGGTGCGCAAGCGTGCGTGGCGGTGGACACCGGTCTCGGTCACCTCGCGGCCGCACTCGATGTGCCAACGCTGTCGCTGTTCGGTCCGACCAACCCTGGCCTGACCGGCGCGTATGGCAAGGCACAGATTCACATGGCCAGTGATTTCCCCTGCGCACCCTGCCTGCAAAAGAAATGCACCTATCAACCGACGGCCGAAGATGCCCGCCGGTTTGACCTGAAACGCGAGTCGCCGCTGTGCTTCACGCGTTTGAATCCCGAGCGTGTCGCGACCCGACTGAGCACGTTGTTACTGGCTGAGGAGCTGCGCTGA
- the glnE gene encoding bifunctional [glutamate--ammonia ligase]-adenylyl-L-tyrosine phosphorylase/[glutamate--ammonia-ligase] adenylyltransferase, whose translation MSLPTLAELPGILLPFVTRAEQSFRAAVEALDDDHGLSAWTPERWAQFARVTAASDFVIEQSVRDPLMLLALVQSGELDRGFAPGELCAQIAAAVNAAETEDELGRALRRQRTRHQVRIIWRDLTRQADLVQTCRDLSDMADASIDQAYQWLYSRHCQQFGVPTGRRSGEPQQMVILGMGKLGAVELNLSSDIDLIFAYPEGGETVGVKRSLDNQEFFIRLGQRVIKALDPMTVDGFVFRVDMRLRPYGSSGALVLSFNALEQYYQDQGRDWERYAMIKSRVVAGDQVAGAQLQDMLRPFVYRRYLDFSAIEALRTMKQLIQQEVRRKGMADNIKLGSGGIREVEFIAQAFQLIHGGRDLSLQQRPLLKVLSTLEGQGYLPPAVVSELREGYEFLRYTEHAIQAIADRQTQMLPDGAQDQARIAFMLGFADWDAFHEQLMYWRGRVAWHFGQVIADPDEEEGTESEVVVGGEWLPLWEEAQDEEAACRQLEEGGFVDATKALKALASLRSSPQLRAMQRLGRERLDAFIPRLLAQAVEHANPDLVLERVLPLVEAVARRSAYLVLLTENPGALRRLLTLCAASPWIAEQITRFPLLLDELLNEGRLFKPPLAPELAAELRERLTRIPEDDLEQQMEALRHFKLAHRLRVAASEIAGSLPLMKVSDYLTWLAEAILEQVLALAWRQTVAKYGTPQRTDGTLCDPGFIIVGYGKVGGLELGHGSDLDLVFIHDGDPQAETDGPKPIDGAQFFTRLGQRIIHLLTAQTNSGQLYEVDMRLRPSGASGLLVSSLGAFARYQENEAWTWEHQALVRARVLVGSQDVGQAFEKVRAAILGKVRDLPTLRQEVSEMRAKMRDNLGSKSTAAGTGANAFEATAPFDLKQDAGGIVDIEFMVQYAALAWSETHPPLLRWTDNIRILEELEHEGLMPAEDASLLREAYKAYRSAAHRQALQKDAGVIPGDQFADERRQVLRIWRELGLS comes from the coding sequence ATGAGCCTCCCTACGCTTGCTGAACTGCCCGGCATTCTCCTGCCGTTTGTCACCCGCGCCGAGCAGTCGTTCCGTGCGGCCGTCGAGGCTCTTGATGATGATCATGGCCTGTCCGCCTGGACGCCTGAGCGCTGGGCGCAATTCGCCCGCGTCACCGCCGCCAGCGACTTCGTGATTGAACAGAGCGTACGTGACCCTTTGATGTTGCTGGCGCTGGTGCAGTCCGGTGAGCTGGACCGTGGCTTTGCTCCCGGCGAACTGTGCGCGCAGATTGCGGCAGCGGTGAACGCGGCTGAAACCGAAGACGAGCTCGGTCGTGCCCTGCGTCGCCAGCGCACCCGTCATCAAGTGCGGATCATCTGGCGCGACCTGACCCGTCAGGCCGATCTGGTCCAGACCTGCCGCGACCTCTCGGACATGGCCGATGCGAGCATCGATCAGGCCTATCAGTGGTTGTACTCGCGGCATTGCCAGCAGTTTGGCGTGCCCACCGGCCGACGCAGTGGCGAGCCGCAGCAGATGGTCATTCTCGGCATGGGCAAGCTTGGCGCGGTCGAGTTGAACCTGTCGTCGGACATCGACCTGATCTTCGCCTACCCCGAAGGCGGCGAAACCGTCGGCGTGAAACGCTCGCTGGATAATCAGGAATTCTTCATCCGCCTCGGTCAGCGCGTGATCAAGGCGCTGGACCCGATGACCGTCGACGGCTTTGTGTTCCGCGTCGACATGCGCCTGCGCCCTTACGGTTCGTCGGGTGCGCTGGTGTTGAGCTTCAACGCGCTGGAGCAGTATTACCAGGATCAGGGCCGAGACTGGGAACGCTACGCGATGATCAAGTCGCGGGTGGTGGCCGGCGACCAAGTGGCCGGCGCGCAGCTGCAAGACATGCTGCGCCCCTTCGTTTACCGGCGTTACCTGGACTTCTCCGCCATCGAAGCGCTGCGCACGATGAAGCAGCTGATTCAGCAGGAAGTCCGGCGCAAAGGCATGGCCGACAATATCAAGCTCGGCTCCGGCGGCATCCGCGAAGTCGAGTTTATCGCCCAGGCGTTCCAGCTGATCCACGGTGGCCGCGACCTGAGCCTGCAACAACGTCCTCTATTAAAAGTACTGAGCACGCTGGAAGGTCAGGGTTACTTGCCGCCGGCGGTGGTCAGCGAGCTGCGCGAAGGCTACGAATTCCTGCGTTACACCGAGCACGCGATCCAGGCGATTGCCGACCGCCAGACGCAGATGTTGCCGGACGGGGCGCAGGACCAGGCGCGCATTGCCTTTATGTTGGGCTTCGCCGATTGGGACGCCTTCCATGAGCAGCTGATGTATTGGCGCGGTCGCGTGGCCTGGCACTTTGGCCAGGTGATCGCCGACCCTGATGAAGAGGAAGGCACCGAAAGCGAAGTGGTGGTCGGCGGTGAATGGCTACCATTGTGGGAGGAGGCGCAGGACGAAGAGGCCGCTTGTCGCCAATTGGAGGAGGGCGGTTTCGTCGATGCCACCAAAGCGCTGAAGGCCTTGGCCAGCCTGCGCAGCAGCCCGCAATTGCGCGCGATGCAGCGTCTGGGTCGCGAACGCCTTGATGCGTTCATTCCACGGTTGCTGGCTCAGGCGGTCGAGCACGCCAACCCGGATCTGGTGCTGGAGCGTGTGCTGCCACTGGTCGAAGCGGTGGCCCGACGCTCCGCGTACCTGGTGCTGCTGACTGAAAACCCCGGCGCGCTGCGACGTTTGCTGACCTTGTGCGCCGCGAGCCCGTGGATCGCTGAACAGATCACGCGCTTCCCGCTGCTGCTCGACGAATTGCTCAACGAAGGCCGGTTGTTCAAACCGCCCTTGGCGCCGGAACTGGCCGCCGAGTTGCGCGAACGCCTGACACGAATCCCCGAGGATGACCTCGAACAACAAATGGAAGCCCTGCGCCATTTCAAACTGGCGCACCGTTTGCGCGTCGCCGCGTCGGAAATCGCCGGCAGCCTGCCGCTGATGAAAGTCAGCGATTACCTGACCTGGCTCGCTGAAGCGATCCTCGAACAAGTGCTGGCCCTGGCCTGGCGCCAGACCGTGGCCAAGTACGGCACGCCGCAGCGCACCGATGGCACCTTGTGCGATCCCGGCTTCATCATTGTCGGTTACGGGAAAGTCGGCGGGCTGGAACTCGGGCATGGTTCGGACCTGGACCTGGTGTTCATTCATGATGGCGATCCGCAGGCAGAAACCGACGGGCCGAAACCGATCGACGGCGCGCAATTTTTCACCCGGCTGGGGCAGCGGATCATTCACTTGCTCACCGCCCAGACCAACTCCGGTCAGCTGTATGAGGTGGACATGCGCCTGCGACCATCCGGTGCTTCGGGCCTGCTGGTGAGTTCGCTCGGGGCGTTTGCCCGTTATCAGGAAAACGAAGCCTGGACCTGGGAACATCAGGCGCTGGTACGGGCGCGGGTGCTGGTGGGCAGTCAGGATGTCGGCCAGGCGTTCGAGAAGGTTCGTGCGGCGATATTGGGCAAAGTTCGGGATTTACCGACCTTGCGTCAGGAGGTCAGCGAGATGCGCGCGAAGATGCGCGATAACCTTGGCAGCAAGAGCACCGCGGCCGGCACCGGGGCGAATGCCTTCGAAGCCACGGCGCCGTTCGATCTCAAGCAGGACGCGGGAGGTATCGTCGATATTGAATTTATGGTGCAATACGCGGCTCTGGCGTGGTCCGAAACACACCCGCCATTGCTGCGCTGGACCGACAATATCCGCATTCTGGAAGAGCTGGAACACGAAGGGCTGATGCCCGCCGAAGACGCCAGCCTGTTGCGCGAGGCCTATAAAGCCTACCGCTCCGCCGCGCACCGGCAGGCCTTGCAGAAGGACGCCGGGGTGATACCGGGCGACCAGTTCGCGGACGAGCGGCGGCAGGTGTTGCGGATCTGGCGCGAGCTGGGACTAAGCTGA
- the waaF gene encoding lipopolysaccharide heptosyltransferase II has protein sequence MKILIVGPSWVGDMVMAQTLFQCLKQRHPQCEIDVLAPEWSRPILERMPEVRQALSFPLGHGALELATRRRIGKSLAGQYDQAILLPNSLKSALVPFFAGIPKRTGWRGEFRYGLLNDVRTLDKERYPLMIERFMALAYEPGLDLPKPYPRPSLQIDPVTREAALAKFGLSLDRPVLALCPGAEFGESKRWPSEHYAQVAEAKIREGWQVWLFGSKNDHAVGEDIRARLIPGLREESVNLSGGTSLAEAIDLMSCADSVVSNDSGLMHVAAALNRPLVAVYGSTSPGFTPPLAEHVEIVRLGIECSPCFDRTCRFGHYNCLRQLMPQAVNEALQRLQGTVVEVK, from the coding sequence ATGAAAATTCTGATCGTTGGGCCCAGTTGGGTCGGTGACATGGTGATGGCGCAGACACTGTTTCAGTGTCTCAAGCAACGCCACCCGCAATGCGAAATCGACGTGCTGGCCCCCGAGTGGAGCCGGCCGATTCTTGAGCGCATGCCCGAAGTTCGCCAGGCCTTGAGCTTTCCGCTCGGCCACGGCGCGCTGGAACTGGCGACGCGTCGGCGCATCGGCAAATCCCTGGCCGGCCAGTACGACCAGGCGATCCTGCTGCCCAACTCCCTGAAGTCGGCGCTGGTGCCGTTCTTCGCCGGTATCCCGAAACGCACCGGCTGGCGTGGCGAGTTCCGCTACGGCCTGCTCAATGACGTGCGCACGCTGGACAAAGAACGTTACCCGCTGATGATCGAGCGCTTCATGGCGCTGGCGTACGAGCCCGGCCTTGATCTGCCGAAACCGTATCCGCGCCCGAGCTTGCAGATCGATCCGGTCACCCGTGAAGCGGCGCTGGCCAAATTCGGCTTGAGCCTCGACCGTCCGGTGTTGGCGCTATGCCCTGGTGCCGAGTTTGGCGAGTCCAAGCGCTGGCCGTCCGAGCATTACGCCCAGGTCGCCGAAGCGAAGATTCGCGAAGGCTGGCAAGTCTGGCTGTTCGGTTCGAAAAACGATCACGCCGTGGGCGAAGACATTCGCGCGCGGCTGATTCCCGGCCTGCGTGAAGAGTCGGTGAACCTCAGCGGCGGTACGTCCCTGGCCGAGGCTATCGACCTGATGTCCTGCGCGGACTCGGTGGTGTCCAACGATTCCGGCCTGATGCACGTCGCGGCGGCACTGAACCGCCCGTTGGTGGCGGTGTACGGTTCGACGTCGCCGGGCTTCACGCCACCGCTGGCCGAACATGTCGAGATCGTGCGCCTGGGCATCGAATGCAGCCCGTGCTTTGATCGCACGTGCCGCTTTGGTCATTACAACTGCCTGCGCCAGCTGATGCCGCAAGCGGTGAACGAAGCCTTGCAGCGGTTGCAGGGCACTGTGGTCGAGGTCAAATAG
- a CDS encoding glycosyltransferase family 4 protein, whose protein sequence is MQLAFVLYKYFPFGGLQRDFMRIALECQQRGHQIRVYTLIWEGDIPPGFEVLVAPVKAFFNHRRNEKLSEWMEADLAKRPVDRLIGFNKMPGLDVYYAADGCFEDKAQNLRNSLYRRWGRYRHFAEYERAVFAKDAKTEVLMISEVQQPLFIKHYDTPLERFHLLPPGISQDRRAPPNAAEIRAGFRREFNLQDDELLLVQIGSGFKTKGVDRSLKALAALPADLKKRTRLFVIGQDDPKLFQVQSATLGLGDNVTFLKGRSDIPRFLLGADLLIHPAYNENTGTVLLEALVAGLPVLVSAVCGYAHYIAEADAGLVLDEPFDQAQLTQYLTRMLNDAQARAAWSRNGLAFAETADLYSMPQHAADVILAEHAK, encoded by the coding sequence ATGCAATTGGCATTCGTCTTGTACAAGTACTTTCCGTTCGGGGGCTTGCAGCGCGATTTCATGCGCATTGCCCTGGAATGTCAGCAGCGCGGTCATCAGATTCGTGTCTACACGCTGATCTGGGAAGGCGACATCCCGCCGGGTTTCGAAGTGCTGGTGGCGCCGGTCAAGGCGTTCTTCAATCATCGTCGCAACGAGAAACTCAGCGAGTGGATGGAGGCCGATCTGGCCAAGCGTCCGGTGGACCGTCTGATCGGTTTCAACAAAATGCCAGGCCTGGACGTCTACTACGCCGCCGACGGCTGCTTCGAAGACAAGGCGCAGAACCTGCGCAACTCGCTGTACCGTCGTTGGGGCCGCTACCGGCACTTCGCCGAGTACGAGCGCGCGGTGTTCGCCAAGGACGCCAAGACTGAAGTACTGATGATCTCCGAAGTCCAGCAACCACTGTTCATCAAACATTACGACACGCCGCTGGAACGCTTCCATTTGTTGCCGCCGGGCATTTCTCAGGACCGTCGTGCGCCACCGAATGCGGCTGAGATTCGTGCCGGGTTCCGTCGTGAATTCAACCTGCAGGACGACGAGTTGTTGCTGGTGCAGATCGGCTCCGGGTTCAAGACCAAGGGCGTGGATCGCAGCCTCAAGGCGCTGGCCGCATTGCCCGCTGACCTGAAGAAACGCACCCGGCTGTTTGTAATTGGCCAGGATGACCCCAAGTTATTCCAGGTGCAGAGCGCCACCTTGGGGCTCGGCGACAACGTGACGTTCCTCAAGGGTCGTAGTGATATCCCGCGTTTTCTGCTGGGTGCTGACCTGTTGATCCACCCGGCGTACAACGAAAACACCGGGACCGTGTTGCTCGAAGCCCTGGTGGCCGGGTTGCCGGTACTGGTCAGCGCCGTGTGCGGTTACGCCCATTACATCGCCGAGGCCGACGCCGGCCTGGTGCTGGATGAACCCTTCGATCAGGCGCAACTGACGCAATACCTGACCCGCATGTTGAACGACGCTCAAGCACGGGCGGCCTGGAGCCGCAATGGTCTGGCTTTCGCCGAGACGGCCGACCTCTACAGCATGCCGCAACACGCGGCCGATGTGATTCTGGCGGAGCACGCTAAATGA
- the aceE gene encoding pyruvate dehydrogenase (acetyl-transferring), homodimeric type, giving the protein MQDLDPVETQEWLDALESVLDKEGEDRAHYLMTRMGELATRSGSQLPYAITTPYRNTIPVTHEARMPGDLFMERRIRSLVRWNAMAMVMRTNLKDSDLGGHISSFASSATLYDIGFNYFFQAPTDEHGGDLIYFQGHTSPGVYARAFMEGRITEDQMNNFRQEVDGQGLSSYPHPWLMPDFWQFPTVSMGLGPIQAIYQARFMKYLEARGFIPEGKQKVWCFLGDGECDEPESLGAISLAGREKLDNLIFVINCNLQRLDGPVRGNGKIIQELEGVFRGAQWNVTKVIWGRFWDPLLAKDVDGILQRRMDEVIDGEYQNYKAKDGAFVREHFFNTPELKAMVADLSDDEIWKLNRGGHDPYKVYAAYHEAVNHKEQPTVILAKTIKGYGTGAGEAKNTAHNTKKVDVDSLKLFRDRFDIPVKDDELENLPFFKPEPNSAEARYLSERRTALGGFVPQRRAQSFSVPTPSLDTLKAILDGSGDREISTTMAFVRILAQLVKDKEIGPRIVPIIPDEARTFGMEGMFRQLGIYSSVGQLYEPVDKDQVMFYKEDKKGQILEEGINEAGAMSSFIAAGTSYSSHNQPMLPFYIFYSMFGFQRIGDLAWAAGDSRTRGFLIGGTAGRTTLNGEGLQHEDGHSHILAATIPNCRTYDPTYGYELAVIIQDGMKKMTEEQQDVFYYITVMNESYQQPAMPAGVEEGIIKGMYLLEEDTREAAHHVQLMGSGTILREVREAAKILREQFNVGADVWSVTSFNELRRDGLAVERTNRLHPGQKPKLSYVEECLNGRQGPVIASTDYMKLFAEQIRQWVPSKEFKVLGTDGFGRSDSRKKLRHFFEVDRHFVVLAALEALADRGDIEPKVVAEAIAKFGINPEKRNPLDC; this is encoded by the coding sequence ATGCAAGACCTCGATCCCGTCGAAACCCAGGAATGGCTGGACGCCCTGGAATCGGTTCTCGACAAAGAAGGCGAAGACCGTGCTCACTATCTGATGACCCGTATGGGCGAACTCGCAACCCGCAGCGGTTCGCAATTGCCTTACGCCATCACCACGCCATACCGCAACACCATTCCCGTTACCCACGAAGCACGCATGCCTGGCGACCTGTTCATGGAACGCCGCATTCGCTCGCTGGTACGCTGGAACGCGATGGCCATGGTGATGCGCACGAACCTGAAAGATTCTGACCTGGGCGGTCACATCTCCAGCTTCGCTTCCAGCGCAACCCTGTACGACATCGGCTTCAACTATTTCTTCCAGGCCCCGACCGACGAACACGGCGGCGACCTGATCTACTTCCAGGGCCACACCTCGCCAGGCGTTTACGCCCGTGCGTTCATGGAAGGCCGCATCACCGAAGACCAGATGAACAACTTCCGCCAGGAAGTGGACGGTCAGGGCCTGTCGTCCTACCCGCACCCTTGGCTGATGCCTGATTTCTGGCAGTTCCCGACTGTATCCATGGGTCTGGGCCCGATCCAGGCGATCTACCAGGCGCGCTTCATGAAGTACCTGGAAGCCCGTGGCTTCATTCCGGAAGGCAAGCAGAAAGTCTGGTGCTTCCTGGGCGACGGCGAGTGCGACGAGCCGGAATCCCTGGGCGCGATCTCGCTGGCTGGCCGCGAGAAGCTCGACAACCTGATCTTCGTCATCAACTGCAACCTGCAGCGCCTCGACGGCCCGGTTCGCGGCAACGGCAAGATCATCCAGGAACTCGAAGGTGTGTTCCGCGGTGCTCAGTGGAATGTGACCAAAGTCATCTGGGGCCGTTTCTGGGACCCACTGCTGGCCAAAGACGTCGACGGTATCCTGCAACGTCGCATGGACGAAGTCATCGACGGCGAGTACCAGAACTACAAAGCCAAAGACGGCGCGTTCGTGCGTGAACACTTCTTCAACACGCCAGAACTCAAGGCGATGGTTGCAGACCTGTCCGACGACGAGATCTGGAAACTCAACCGTGGCGGCCACGACCCGTACAAGGTCTACGCGGCGTACCACGAAGCGGTCAACCACAAAGAACAACCGACCGTCATCCTGGCCAAGACCATCAAAGGTTATGGCACCGGTGCCGGCGAAGCGAAAAACACTGCGCACAACACCAAGAAAGTCGACGTCGACAGCCTGAAGTTGTTCCGTGATCGTTTCGACATCCCGGTCAAAGACGACGAGCTGGAAAACCTGCCGTTCTTCAAGCCAGAGCCAAACAGCGCCGAAGCCCGCTACCTGAGCGAGCGCCGTACTGCACTGGGCGGCTTCGTGCCACAGCGCCGCGCGCAGAGCTTCAGCGTACCGACGCCATCGCTGGATACGCTCAAGGCGATCCTCGACGGCTCGGGCGACCGTGAAATTTCCACCACCATGGCCTTCGTGCGGATCCTCGCGCAGCTGGTCAAGGACAAGGAAATCGGCCCGCGCATCGTTCCGATCATCCCGGACGAAGCCCGTACCTTCGGTATGGAAGGCATGTTCCGTCAGTTGGGCATCTACTCCTCCGTCGGCCAGCTCTACGAGCCAGTCGATAAAGACCAGGTGATGTTCTACAAGGAAGACAAAAAGGGCCAGATCCTCGAAGAAGGCATCAACGAAGCGGGCGCCATGAGCTCCTTCATCGCTGCCGGTACTTCGTACTCCAGCCACAACCAGCCAATGCTGCCGTTCTACATCTTCTACTCGATGTTCGGCTTCCAGCGTATCGGCGACCTGGCCTGGGCTGCCGGCGACAGCCGTACCCGTGGCTTCCTGATCGGCGGCACCGCCGGCCGGACCACGCTGAACGGCGAAGGCCTGCAACACGAAGACGGTCACAGCCACATCCTGGCTGCCACCATCCCGAACTGCCGCACCTATGATCCAACCTACGGCTACGAGCTGGCGGTGATCATTCAGGACGGCATGAAGAAGATGACCGAAGAGCAGCAGGACGTTTTCTACTACATCACCGTGATGAACGAGTCCTACCAGCAGCCAGCCATGCCGGCCGGTGTCGAGGAAGGCATCATCAAGGGCATGTACCTGCTCGAAGAAGACACCCGCGAAGCGGCGCACCACGTTCAGCTGATGGGCTCCGGCACCATCCTGCGTGAAGTCCGTGAAGCGGCGAAGATCCTGCGTGAGCAGTTCAACGTTGGCGCCGACGTGTGGAGCGTTACCAGCTTCAACGAACTGCGTCGCGATGGCCTGGCCGTCGAGCGCACCAACCGTCTGCACCCTGGCCAGAAGCCTAAACTGAGCTACGTCGAAGAGTGCCTGAACGGCCGTCAAGGTCCGGTCATCGCGTCTACCGACTACATGAAGCTGTTCGCTGAGCAAATTCGTCAGTGGGTCCCGTCCAAGGAATTCAAAGTCCTGGGCACCGACGGTTTCGGCCGCAGTGACAGCCGCAAAAAGCTGCGTCACTTCTTCGAAGTCGATCGTCATTTCGTGGTGTTGGCAGCCCTGGAAGCATTGGCTGACCGTGGTGACATCGAACCTAAAGTGGTGGCTGAAGCCATCGCCAAGTTCGGTATCAACCCGGAAAAACGCAACCCACTGGACTGCTGA